The following DNA comes from Sinorhizobium mexicanum.
TCTGAGCACCAGCCCGCGACATTGGTGCCGCTCTGGACGCCGAAGGTCCCGGGGCCGACGCGATTGCCTCTCAAACCGCTCAGGCACCTTCGCACCCTACAGCGCCGCGCGTCTTTTCAGACGCGCAAAGGACGCTGTAGCACTTTGAATTGCTGCATGTCTTTGTCCTTTAATCGGCTACGATTAAAGGCGACATGCAGTAGGGAGGAGGTGCGCCATGCCATCCCACATTCCCCTTCAAGATGCCGACATGCTCAGCGCAATCTTCGAGGACTTGCTGCAGGATCATGAAATATCGCGCTATAGCGCAGTGGCAGACGGTATCATGACACGCTTGATCTTCACCTATGACCTCGGTATTCGCGATCCCAAGCTGCTGAAAAGGCTTACCGTGCCCTTTCTATAGCAGCGCTGATCCCTGATCGGCCCACGGACTATGCACCCCCCAGTCCCTCCGCACTCATTGCAGTCCGGCCCTTGGCCAAAGCGCCGCGCGTTTGAACTGCATCGTCGCCGTCGAACCCCGATCATGGCTGCGAGGCCGTACCTTGAAGGGCGACCGGAACCCGCGCGGCACCGTTATGTTTTCGCGCATGACGGAGTCGCGGCGTGCCTTTGGCCAGTTTGTCCTCGATCCCGCCCGCGGCCTCCTGCTGCGGCATGCCCTCGGGCGTAACCAGCACCGGCACCAGGCCGGCCGGGTTCATGGCGAGGAATTCCGCCGAGCGGTGCTCGCCGTTCAGAATATCTATCCTTCTGAATTCGTACGCTATTTTTCCTTCCTCGAGCACCCATTGGACCAGCGGTGCACGGGTGAAGTCACCCCCATGGAGAATGTACATCGGGCTCTCCCTGCTGCGCCCAAGCGTCTCCATAAACTTCGATTCCGGCTGTCAAGGTAGCTACACGATCAGGTTGAAGGCTCGCTTTCGCCAGCATTACATCCGGTCGTCACGCCTCCCGAGTAACCTGTGCCGGGAGGGCGTGAGCGGCTCTATCGTTTTGCCGCACACCTGATGCCATTTGCGATCTCCCAAGGCGCGTGGCACAGGTCAACCGAGGATAAGAAATGAGCAAATTCGCCAACCTGGCTCTCGCAGCTTTCTTGACTGCAGCAATCGCCGCCGGCAGCGCCTCCCCTGCATTTGCAACCGGCAGCTACTACAAGGGCATATCAACAACGCCCGTCAACGAAGGACACCAGAACGGGAAATACAACCCGGAAGCAAAAAGCGTGAACAAGCCGCCGCCGAGAAACGGCGCATACTACAAGGGCGTATTCCGCAAGTAGGCCTCCATGAGGAACAATGAAAATGCACCCTCTGGAACTCGCTTTATGGTACCGTAGAGCGATCGAACTCCACATCAGAGTGTGCAATGAACGGGTCGCCGCCGAGAGCATGGTGCTAGTGGGCGCAATCGTTCTCGGCGGTCATCTGGTGGGGATATTTTCGCACAGAACGACAGCCGTCGGGTCGCCAGTGCAAAAGACTCGGAGCTTATCGCCATGGAACACGATCCCATGCCCACCGGGATTCTCGCCGGCCCAAGCTACATCGAGAAGATGTCAGACGACGAGTTCTATAAAATGTGCGAGGTTGTGCTGATCAACGCCATGAAGGATGCGCCAGACGCCTCCAAGCTGGGCCCGGTGACGCATGAGACAGCCGAAAAGGTGCGTCGCATTGTCAAGGCCAGCGGCTTCCACTTCTCGCAAACGGCCCATCACGTCAGTACCGCAGCGAGTATCGCCGCGACGTCGTTCGTGATGCTGGGAGAAAAGCCTACGCCCGAGTACGTAAGGTCGGTCATATATCCTTGAACGCAAGGCCCCACCTGGATCGGCCGTAGCTAGGAATTCCCTCCTCGTCACAGGTGCCACCGCGCCCAAGTCCTTGGGCGCAAAAGATTCCTGCCCACTTGACCGGGCCACACACCCACCGCACGCCGATCAACCCGCCCGCTGCCTGCCGCAAACCTCGCGCACGCATCCGCGCAGCCAGCGGTGGGCCGGATCGGCGTCCAGCCGCGGGTGCCAGAGCATCGAAACCGTGATTTCCCGTGTGAAGACCGGCAGCGGAAAGCTGTGCATCCCGGCCCTGAGCGCCCCCGTGTGCCGCTCGGGAACGCTGGCAATCAGGTCGGAGGCGCGGGCGAGCGCCAGCGCCGCGGCAAAGCCGCCGACGATCGTGACGATCTCGCGTTGGAACCCAAGCGCCTCCAGCGCCTCGTCGAGCGGCCCCTTGTCGAGCCCGCGCCGCGAAACGAGCACATGCCGGCCGGCCGCGTAACGGGCGGGCGTCACCTCGCCCTCGCAAAGCGGGTGTCCCATGCGCACGACGCCGACGAACCTGTCCCGGAAGAGCGCCTGTGTGCGCACCTCCGGACTGGTCGCCTCCCCGACGACGCCGGTTTCGAGATCGACGGTCGCCTCGCGCAGCGGCCCGCTGCCCCGGTCCGGCTTCGGCACGAAGCAAAGCCG
Coding sequences within:
- a CDS encoding LysR family transcriptional regulator, whose translation is MQKPDLNLLSTLDVLLSEGSVARAAKRLRLSPSAMSRALARLREATGDPLLVRAGRGLVPTPRALELSERVGRLVEEAEAVLRPQEKLDLKRLSRTFVLRTSDGFVENFGPDLISRVGGEAPGVRLCFVPKPDRGSGPLREATVDLETGVVGEATSPEVRTQALFRDRFVGVVRMGHPLCEGEVTPARYAAGRHVLVSRRGLDKGPLDEALEALGFQREIVTIVGGFAAALALARASDLIASVPERHTGALRAGMHSFPLPVFTREITVSMLWHPRLDADPAHRWLRGCVREVCGRQRAG
- a CDS encoding glutathione S-transferase family protein produces the protein MYILHGGDFTRAPLVQWVLEEGKIAYEFRRIDILNGEHRSAEFLAMNPAGLVPVLVTPEGMPQQEAAGGIEDKLAKGTPRLRHARKHNGAARVPVALQGTASQP